A window of the Oscillospiraceae bacterium NTUH-002-81 genome harbors these coding sequences:
- a CDS encoding MMPL family transporter: MKFGKFVVKFHIPILIAALVLLIPSVIGMQATRINYDMLNYLPDGMDTVTGQDLLLEDFGKGAFSFIIVENMQGKDVISLKEKIAAVPHAETVLWYDSFSDLSIPMHMLPQKIYDAFNAGDSTMLAVFFDTSTSSDDTMDAIREIRSLTGEHCFVSGMSALVTDLKDLCEKEEPIYVGLAVIMACAAMVLFLDNWIIPLIFLASIGMAILLNMGTNYFLGEISYLTKALSAVLQLAVTMDYSIFLWHSYNEHKETHADKKEAMAEAVNATLSSVVGSSVTTVAGFIALCFMSFTLGKDLGVVMAKGVLLGVVGCVTTLPSLILVFDRVLQKTKHRSLIPDAAKLARGVTKHFAWPLVIFAVLLVPALFGYRKTNEAVYYDLGASLPDYIPYIIANDRLQENFTVGSTHMVLTDSSMTVKETQDMIHEMEEIPGVKYVLGTDAVLGPRIPRHMLPDKLMETLESEHWKLLLINSEYKTASDEVNAQLDAITGVLKQYDPTGMLIGEAPCTKDMIEVTDEDFRVVNTISIAAIFIIIALVTKSISLPFILVAVIEFAIFINLGLPYYTNTSLPFIAPICISTIQLGATVDYAILMTTRYKLERSSGQSKTDAVTIALATSIPSVIVSALGLFAATFGVAIYSDIDIISSLCNLMARGAIVSMFCVIFILPSLFMLLDGLIIHTSIGFRPASATKKEAAQPDGEQPVEGIPVTMTKAHHL; encoded by the coding sequence ATGAAATTTGGGAAATTTGTTGTCAAGTTTCACATACCGATTCTGATCGCTGCGCTGGTGCTTCTCATTCCGTCTGTCATCGGCATGCAGGCTACGCGCATCAACTACGATATGCTCAACTATCTGCCTGACGGCATGGACACGGTCACCGGCCAGGATCTTCTGCTGGAAGATTTTGGCAAGGGTGCTTTTTCTTTTATCATTGTGGAAAACATGCAGGGCAAAGATGTCATTTCGCTGAAGGAAAAGATTGCAGCCGTGCCCCATGCGGAGACCGTACTGTGGTATGACAGCTTTTCAGACCTGTCCATCCCCATGCACATGCTGCCCCAAAAGATTTATGACGCCTTCAATGCTGGGGACAGCACCATGCTGGCCGTCTTTTTCGATACATCCACCTCATCGGACGACACCATGGATGCCATCCGGGAAATCCGCTCCCTCACCGGCGAACACTGCTTTGTCTCCGGCATGTCCGCTCTCGTTACGGATTTAAAAGATCTGTGTGAAAAAGAGGAACCCATCTATGTAGGGCTGGCCGTGATCATGGCCTGCGCCGCCATGGTTCTTTTCCTGGACAACTGGATCATCCCTCTGATCTTTCTGGCCAGCATCGGCATGGCTATCCTGCTGAACATGGGCACAAACTATTTTCTCGGGGAGATCTCCTATCTGACAAAGGCTCTGTCCGCGGTGCTGCAGCTGGCTGTCACGATGGACTATTCGATTTTCCTCTGGCACAGCTACAATGAGCACAAGGAAACCCACGCCGACAAAAAGGAGGCCATGGCAGAAGCAGTCAACGCCACCCTGTCCTCCGTGGTGGGCAGCTCTGTCACCACCGTGGCCGGTTTCATCGCCCTGTGCTTCATGAGCTTTACGCTGGGCAAGGATCTGGGCGTCGTCATGGCAAAAGGCGTCCTGCTGGGCGTGGTGGGCTGCGTCACCACCCTGCCGTCCCTGATCCTGGTGTTTGACCGGGTACTGCAGAAAACAAAGCACCGCTCTCTCATCCCGGACGCCGCCAAGCTGGCCCGGGGCGTGACGAAGCATTTCGCATGGCCGCTGGTGATCTTTGCCGTTTTGCTTGTTCCGGCGCTGTTCGGCTACCGCAAAACCAACGAAGCTGTTTACTATGATCTGGGGGCCAGCCTGCCGGATTACATTCCCTACATCATCGCCAACGACCGGCTGCAGGAAAACTTTACGGTCGGCTCCACGCACATGGTGCTCACCGATTCGTCCATGACGGTAAAGGAAACCCAGGACATGATCCATGAGATGGAAGAGATTCCGGGCGTCAAATATGTGCTGGGCACCGATGCGGTACTGGGTCCCCGGATCCCGCGGCATATGCTGCCGGATAAACTGATGGAAACGCTGGAAAGCGAGCACTGGAAGCTGCTGCTCATCAACTCGGAATACAAGACAGCCAGCGACGAGGTCAATGCCCAGCTGGATGCCATTACCGGCGTGCTGAAGCAGTATGATCCCACAGGTATGCTCATCGGAGAAGCACCCTGCACCAAGGATATGATCGAAGTGACCGACGAAGATTTCCGGGTGGTCAACACCATCTCTATTGCTGCCATTTTCATTATCATTGCCCTGGTAACAAAGAGTATTTCCCTGCCGTTTATTCTTGTGGCAGTCATCGAATTTGCCATCTTCATCAACCTGGGACTGCCTTATTATACCAATACCTCCCTGCCCTTCATCGCGCCGATCTGTATCAGTACGATCCAGCTGGGCGCCACCGTGGACTACGCCATTCTCATGACGACCCGGTATAAGCTGGAGCGAAGCAGCGGGCAGAGCAAAACAGATGCCGTGACCATCGCACTGGCAACATCTATCCCATCCGTTATCGTCAGCGCACTGGGGCTGTTTGCCGCCACCTTCGGCGTAGCCATTTATTCGGACATTGATATCATCAGTTCCCTGTGCAATCTGATGGCCCGGGGCGCCATTGTCAGTATGTTCTGTGTTATCTTTATCCTGCCGTCCCTGTTCATGCTGCTGGATGGCCTGATCATCCACACAAGCATCGGATTCCGCCCGGCCTCCGCCACCAAAAAGGAAGCGGCACAACCGGACGGGGAGCAGCCTGTGGAAGGCATTCCTGTCACCATGACAAAAGCACATCATCTGTAA
- a CDS encoding diguanylate cyclase: protein MQGILHVVFAIPFIHMLFITHLVLFTGVVAMLLLLWKEYRREREQELELCLKAFGVLGISGLLALVLYWIFSIYWYDAVFRFGILLFIAILFGGLLNKVSGDIQFRLEQAVYERMSLEDRMTGLKNRKAFENRLEEIQEEAILLENALLLFVDMKGLKNINDRYGMQVGDEAVIRTARCLRTAGDIAGQEADCYRTEGNEFAVIITNPQIQPQEWETSVKNEMKKRAGKQISCPVEVWIQLSEKRRRRPSVCQ, encoded by the coding sequence TTGCAGGGGATCCTTCATGTTGTATTTGCCATTCCGTTTATCCATATGCTGTTTATCACGCATCTTGTGCTATTTACCGGAGTGGTGGCGATGCTCCTCCTTTTGTGGAAGGAATATCGAAGAGAACGGGAGCAGGAATTGGAACTGTGCCTGAAGGCGTTTGGGGTGTTAGGGATCAGTGGCCTGCTCGCGCTTGTTCTGTATTGGATATTTTCTATTTACTGGTATGATGCTGTATTTCGGTTTGGAATTCTGTTATTCATCGCTATCCTGTTTGGAGGATTGCTGAATAAGGTATCCGGTGATATTCAGTTTCGTCTGGAACAGGCTGTTTATGAAAGAATGTCTTTGGAAGACCGGATGACGGGGCTGAAAAACAGAAAGGCATTTGAAAACCGTCTGGAGGAGATTCAGGAGGAGGCAATATTACTTGAAAATGCACTGCTTTTGTTTGTAGATATGAAAGGACTGAAAAACATCAATGATCGTTATGGAATGCAGGTGGGAGATGAAGCGGTTATCCGAACTGCACGCTGTCTTCGGACGGCAGGGGATATTGCAGGGCAGGAGGCGGATTGTTATCGGACTGAGGGGAATGAGTTTGCAGTCATTATAACCAATCCGCAGATACAGCCGCAGGAATGGGAAACATCTGTTAAAAATGAAATGAAAAAAAGAGCCGGAAAGCAGATATCGTGTCCGGTTGAGGTTTGGATACAGCTATCTGAGAAAAGAAGACGGCGTCCTTCAGTCTGTCAGTGA
- a CDS encoding DUF3006 domain-containing protein, producing MRLIVDRTEGNRVICEQEDGTNIELSVTCFKTRPQDGTVVVWDGILALPDPAATAARKQKLQSRFDRMKKE from the coding sequence ATGCGATTAATTGTAGACCGTACAGAGGGGAACAGGGTAATCTGTGAACAGGAGGATGGCACAAATATAGAGCTGTCGGTGACGTGCTTTAAGACACGCCCCCAGGACGGCACTGTTGTGGTATGGGACGGCATACTGGCTCTGCCGGATCCGGCAGCAACTGCGGCAAGGAAGCAGAAGCTGCAGAGCCGGTTCGACCGGATGAAAAAGGAATAA
- a CDS encoding ComEC/Rec2 family competence protein has product MRRKQKQRKQAWFCRLLGTAAIMLLLGVADFLRKDSAQSSVPAVHGQLKVHFLDVGQADSILIQTADAAMLVDAGTNEAGASVVSYIRSQGIETLDYVIGTHPHEDHIGGLDDVIRQLNVKEVILPDKIHTTKTFEDVLDAVEEKDLSVTTAHQGDDYSLGDAGFTIIAPCEGKDYKDELNNWSVGIRLVYGDTSFVMTGDAEKEAEADMLASGENLQGDVWKAAHHGSSTSNTGQMLDAVQPTYAVISCGKDNSYGHPHKETLEAFEKRGIQVFRTDEQGTIVATSDGKSLTFSAGR; this is encoded by the coding sequence ATGAGAAGAAAACAAAAGCAAAGAAAACAGGCGTGGTTTTGCCGGTTGCTGGGAACAGCAGCCATAATGCTGTTGCTGGGGGTGGCAGATTTCCTGCGCAAAGACAGCGCACAGAGTTCTGTTCCGGCAGTGCACGGACAGCTGAAGGTCCATTTCCTGGATGTAGGACAGGCAGACAGTATTCTGATCCAGACCGCAGATGCTGCGATGCTGGTTGATGCAGGGACAAATGAGGCAGGAGCGTCAGTGGTATCCTATATTCGTTCACAGGGCATTGAAACGCTGGATTATGTGATCGGAACCCATCCGCATGAAGATCATATCGGAGGACTGGACGATGTGATCCGGCAGCTGAATGTAAAAGAAGTCATTTTGCCGGATAAGATCCATACAACGAAGACTTTTGAGGATGTGCTGGATGCCGTGGAAGAGAAGGATCTTTCTGTGACAACGGCGCATCAGGGGGATGACTATTCTCTGGGAGATGCGGGATTTACAATTATCGCACCCTGTGAGGGAAAAGACTACAAAGACGAGTTGAATAACTGGTCTGTGGGGATACGGCTGGTCTACGGGGATACCAGCTTCGTTATGACCGGTGATGCAGAAAAAGAGGCGGAAGCAGACATGCTTGCCTCCGGTGAAAACCTGCAGGGAGACGTGTGGAAAGCGGCCCATCATGGCAGCTCCACTTCAAATACAGGGCAGATGCTGGATGCGGTACAGCCGACATATGCGGTAATCTCCTGCGGAAAAGACAATTCCTACGGACATCCCCATAAGGAGACGCTGGAAGCCTTTGAAAAGAGAGGCATTCAGGTGTTCCGCACGGATGAACAGGGCACCATTGTTGCCACAAGTGACGGGAAAAGCCTGACCTTTTCTGCAGGCAGATAG